One part of the Nitrosophilus kaiyonis genome encodes these proteins:
- a CDS encoding recombinase family protein, producing MVYAYLRAQNIRYSIASQEKSIEDFAAKKGYSIEEKEVEISSYNKPLEERDDFRAFLHSLNSGDKLFIYDFSIFSNRVGEIVKILNCLFKRGIDIYISKYSIKINENTPAKVVVSLLNELRESFKEYKKKGLGRPKGSISKSKYDVYRNKILQLLKEGKSVNEISKLLNVSRTSLRDYIISRNLKELAATEGNIDSVGEIFIIPTSECKIEKNSKKG from the coding sequence ATGGTGTATGCATATTTAAGAGCTCAAAATATTAGATATTCAATTGCTTCTCAAGAAAAAAGTATAGAAGATTTTGCCGCAAAAAAGGGATATAGTATTGAAGAAAAAGAGGTTGAAATCTCTTCATATAATAAACCTCTTGAAGAGAGAGATGATTTTAGAGCTTTTTTGCATTCATTAAATAGTGGTGATAAACTTTTTATTTATGACTTTTCTATTTTTAGTAATCGAGTAGGTGAAATTGTAAAAATATTAAATTGCCTTTTTAAAAGAGGAATTGATATCTATATTAGTAAATATTCTATAAAAATAAATGAAAATACACCTGCAAAAGTTGTAGTTTCTCTTTTAAATGAATTAAGAGAAAGTTTTAAAGAGTATAAAAAGAAAGGTTTAGGAAGACCAAAAGGAAGTATTTCAAAATCAAAATATGATGTTTATAGAAATAAAATTTTGCAACTGCTAAAGGAGGGTAAAAGTGTAAATGAGATATCAAAGCTTTTAAATGTTAGTAGAACTTCACTTAGAGATTATATAATTTCAAGAAATCTAAAAGAGCTTGCTGCTACAGAGGGGAATATTGATAGTGTGGGAGAAATATTTATTATCCCAACTTCAGAATGTAAAATAGAAAAAAATTCAAAAAAAGGATAA
- a CDS encoding CARDB domain-containing protein, giving the protein MRKIFLMLFTLILSVANGTVLTHVVSSPDNKPDLSIVDVKIKKNIKSGDIIGKNREILIIIKNIGKKTAPKSILKLVCKSRNGCPKILNGTVNISSLRPNQTKKIYWPLKYSNKYRWKEGEYRFRATVHILQTNFTAAQVSSIEKNINNNKKDFIVKVLGEDKSDLTISNIKLSKKICSGDLIRKSGKILVTIKNIGKKDAPATTLKVSCINLASSGAVTSLSANFSGICPDFLKGMAKIPSIKSGHSYILKWPYNKNKKWRKGKYKLEFFVDDRNRIKESKEDNNKKYFILEVKECKPKLSMVTKPTLKVPKFKKKIIFDKIFPSYWYSGKKYEIIVRGKGFSKNLDFKFDKKFIKIISKKYINSNMYKLTINISEKIKPSKTRLYYKEIAKNSKYLYTGLYGWLKEKKKHKKIVVPKIKLPKISYKVPFIKGKIILERPRFGKSGSGDVYQDLGIPKLNDKTVFSFREQNPGLADWFELQILDKSGKVLVKRDLGKNLYYRADPDFVYEVLSLLKQKGLLKISNILKKSSKINTSALKNIKNNSKKTKISKKEINYFKLTPQKKRKSYIEEHNDEISLYWAVIGKKRFPKDGIVKIGDHERKIVSYETVLVEESEKWPLKVNDFTTGFSCRSTSKGNINIQNLDLGQEEPGKVSTVNYVGDRFELSGVFDISDSPWGFSRPNQIFTNGGMIDASPVPRNIFISWGDGTVESLDMVPLESFGTRFRINNMIHQYASTGKKKIKIFMLPESEIQNINVSSMVFAYDFYEGSKTASLNAVSMNSSFDNPYYQVLGLSGDLPKPNADLLNIAKHAYIIYCNQIAIEPRKDLVASGPLHLDDIFIYDYNGGKVENEKKYGLNIQENLKNTQVNIEKYGTKNIKIEKKSIQKKVDNKNNKKEFLFKTSTEKIKNIQEFAKGIELSECDILQANAKLRYYGKGSVLFKWKLIGPDGNELILESKREDIGPSRFRENLTKDNYKIPTQDSYSYYPLLSKVLYLEEFTKNSQYELVVDAIVDPITALALSQEEMINTIKAIIENINLGVKYASNKITPKIYLAKKSKISNPYIAQIKQSGAKFGVLSPNKIASKNMPVVASINKVLDKSNIGKALAKIKIPKRKPYYVKSEPFRFSVVPNSGNKPCKLKLVTKSNDIFWIRNISNSVTVSQGNIYNGSGNLILKINSSIPQEVAVPVLINNWHVGGSDGITVQSGKIDTSLDSNFVADGVEFGLKNLYCEAKNSDMLLTTDIKLQNGLLRNIGSSDSLEWKKLTSRVDENGNWHYELSQNREFSIGWSGFRLKTSKIYLDFDKNWGRGVSNECSQFIEKEWTGVHLTDATIFPNTFDLVQSGYTKNVNNWGISGNGLCGKVQFGHFSTNIKKGSISFQSIEAEAKNGNFYATYKNMDVYVPWLDTHLKGDAKLVDGANSNEPSIDFKGLSSSDIEKDYGVIHLKASDLVFGSYKDIGWGVWSNTYFSLSTKTKKIVNEAPVNGLVYGFDARAYITGESNTKTVSISGKAEFGGTEVDLISMEITSNKSGKSLIDFVLNTNFNVSEVLSTVPVTVRYSINNENENIFAVGPNVDPFVVPAVFPEANPNMESRIAFNYEKDSGETSQNNPAKYDQYSGDVEFELFEGQTIRAAFRLGYINHRDYWMIKASMPFEDGIELMSPGLMLYEIRGGLAHNFPLDSFKKDGSIFDITPKMDGTYMFFAGVDVGHEQKNLYYAKGDLVIKINWQARLDARAWLLDYKRKGDGTFQGYLQYANGSIDGSIWGKLSLLKGAIVAEIPQNAAVLHISRGDWYFYFGRKEGPRVRMKVLISEADSYLELEPGRYAVGARNFWGLKGKYGRIYGELESGYEIRFPPHVSGYGEGTLSAQICCCEICIGPSLSARVEASALPIHAKARACFDFGWPIGDICGTFKF; this is encoded by the coding sequence ACAAAGAAAATATACTGGCCACTTAAATATAGCAATAAATATAGATGGAAAGAGGGAGAATATAGATTTAGAGCAACTGTTCATATACTACAAACAAATTTTACTGCAGCCCAGGTTTCATCAATCGAGAAAAATATAAATAACAATAAAAAAGATTTTATTGTAAAAGTATTAGGTGAAGATAAGAGTGATTTAACAATAAGTAATATAAAACTTTCAAAAAAGATATGCTCTGGTGATTTAATAAGAAAAAGTGGAAAAATTTTAGTAACTATAAAAAATATAGGTAAAAAAGATGCTCCTGCTACTACATTAAAAGTTTCTTGTATTAATTTAGCTTCAAGTGGAGCCGTAACAAGTTTAAGTGCAAACTTTTCTGGGATTTGTCCAGACTTTTTAAAAGGAATGGCAAAAATACCTTCTATTAAATCTGGACATAGTTATATTTTAAAATGGCCTTATAATAAGAATAAAAAATGGAGAAAGGGTAAATATAAACTAGAGTTTTTTGTTGATGATAGAAATAGAATCAAAGAATCTAAAGAAGACAATAATAAAAAATATTTTATTTTAGAAGTAAAAGAGTGTAAACCAAAACTATCTATGGTGACAAAACCTACTTTAAAAGTTCCTAAATTTAAGAAAAAGATTATATTTGACAAAATTTTTCCATCATATTGGTATTCAGGCAAAAAATATGAAATTATAGTCAGAGGAAAAGGATTTAGTAAAAATTTAGATTTTAAATTTGATAAAAAATTTATAAAAATCATTTCAAAAAAATATATAAATAGTAATATGTATAAATTAACAATAAATATATCTGAGAAAATAAAACCTTCAAAAACAAGACTCTATTATAAAGAGATTGCAAAAAATTCAAAATATTTATATACCGGACTTTATGGTTGGTTAAAAGAGAAGAAAAAGCATAAAAAAATAGTTGTACCAAAAATAAAATTGCCGAAAATTTCATATAAAGTTCCCTTTATTAAAGGAAAAATTATATTAGAAAGGCCAAGATTTGGTAAAAGTGGAAGTGGGGATGTGTATCAGGATTTGGGGATACCTAAACTCAATGATAAAACAGTATTTTCATTTAGAGAGCAAAATCCAGGATTAGCTGATTGGTTTGAGCTTCAAATATTAGATAAAAGTGGGAAAGTTTTAGTAAAAAGAGATCTCGGAAAAAATCTATATTATAGAGCCGATCCTGATTTTGTATATGAGGTTTTATCTTTATTGAAACAAAAAGGATTGTTAAAAATTTCTAATATTTTGAAAAAAAGTTCAAAAATCAATACTTCTGCTTTGAAAAATATAAAAAATAATAGTAAAAAGACAAAAATTTCTAAAAAAGAGATAAACTATTTTAAATTAACTCCTCAAAAAAAGAGAAAAAGCTATATAGAAGAGCATAATGATGAGATAAGTTTATATTGGGCAGTAATTGGTAAAAAAAGATTTCCAAAAGATGGAATTGTAAAAATTGGTGATCATGAAAGAAAAATTGTCAGTTATGAAACTGTTTTAGTGGAAGAGTCTGAAAAATGGCCATTAAAAGTTAATGATTTTACAACTGGATTTAGTTGTAGATCAACTAGTAAAGGAAACATAAATATTCAAAATTTAGATCTTGGGCAAGAAGAGCCCGGAAAAGTTTCCACAGTTAATTATGTTGGAGATAGATTTGAACTTTCTGGCGTTTTTGATATATCAGATTCTCCATGGGGTTTTTCAAGACCAAATCAAATATTTACCAATGGTGGAATGATTGATGCAAGTCCTGTCCCAAGAAATATTTTTATTAGCTGGGGGGATGGTACAGTTGAATCATTAGATATGGTGCCATTGGAAAGTTTTGGTACAAGATTTAGGATAAATAATATGATACATCAATATGCAAGTACTGGCAAGAAAAAGATAAAAATTTTTATGTTACCAGAATCAGAAATACAAAATATCAACGTATCAAGTATGGTTTTTGCATACGACTTTTATGAAGGCTCAAAAACAGCCTCATTAAATGCAGTTTCTATGAATAGTAGTTTTGATAATCCTTATTATCAAGTTTTGGGATTAAGCGGAGATTTACCAAAACCAAATGCAGATTTATTAAATATAGCAAAGCATGCCTATATTATATATTGTAATCAAATTGCAATTGAACCACGAAAAGACCTAGTTGCTTCAGGGCCTTTACATTTAGATGATATTTTTATTTATGATTATAACGGTGGAAAGGTAGAAAATGAGAAAAAATATGGTCTTAATATTCAGGAAAATTTAAAAAATACACAAGTAAATATTGAAAAATATGGAACAAAAAACATTAAAATAGAGAAAAAATCTATACAGAAAAAAGTTGATAATAAAAATAACAAAAAAGAGTTTTTATTTAAAACTTCAACTGAAAAAATCAAAAATATTCAAGAATTTGCAAAAGGTATAGAATTAAGTGAATGTGATATATTGCAAGCAAATGCTAAATTAAGATATTATGGAAAAGGAAGTGTTCTTTTTAAATGGAAACTTATTGGTCCAGATGGAAATGAACTTATTTTAGAGAGTAAAAGAGAAGATATAGGGCCATCAAGATTTAGAGAAAATCTAACAAAAGATAATTATAAGATTCCAACACAAGATTCTTATAGCTATTATCCTTTATTATCAAAAGTTTTATATCTTGAAGAGTTTACCAAAAATAGCCAGTATGAATTGGTAGTTGATGCTATTGTTGATCCAATAACAGCTCTTGCTTTATCACAAGAAGAGATGATAAATACTATAAAAGCAATTATTGAAAATATAAATTTGGGTGTAAAATATGCATCAAATAAAATTACTCCAAAAATCTATCTTGCAAAAAAAAGCAAAATATCAAATCCATATATAGCACAAATTAAGCAAAGTGGTGCAAAATTTGGAGTACTTTCACCAAATAAAATTGCTTCGAAAAATATGCCAGTTGTAGCGAGTATTAATAAGGTTTTAGATAAGAGCAATATAGGAAAAGCTCTTGCAAAAATTAAAATACCAAAAAGAAAGCCTTATTATGTAAAATCTGAGCCTTTTAGATTTAGTGTTGTTCCAAATTCAGGGAATAAACCTTGTAAATTAAAGCTAGTAACCAAATCTAATGATATTTTTTGGATAAGAAATATAAGTAATAGTGTAACAGTGTCTCAAGGAAATATTTATAATGGATCAGGAAACCTTATATTAAAAATCAATAGTTCTATTCCTCAAGAGGTGGCTGTTCCGGTTCTTATAAATAATTGGCATGTTGGTGGATCTGATGGTATTACTGTTCAAAGTGGCAAAATAGATACCTCTTTAGATAGTAATTTTGTTGCAGACGGTGTTGAATTTGGATTGAAAAATCTATATTGTGAAGCCAAAAATAGTGATATGCTTTTAACTACAGATATAAAGCTGCAAAATGGGCTTTTGAGAAATATAGGAAGTAGTGATTCTCTTGAATGGAAAAAATTAACTTCACGAGTGGATGAGAATGGGAACTGGCATTATGAATTATCACAAAATAGAGAATTTAGTATAGGCTGGAGTGGATTTAGACTTAAAACTTCAAAAATATATCTTGATTTTGATAAAAATTGGGGAAGAGGTGTATCAAATGAGTGTAGCCAATTTATTGAAAAAGAGTGGACAGGTGTTCATTTAACTGATGCGACAATTTTCCCAAATACTTTTGACCTTGTACAAAGTGGATATACAAAAAATGTTAATAATTGGGGAATATCTGGAAATGGATTATGTGGTAAAGTCCAATTTGGACATTTTAGTACAAATATTAAAAAAGGAAGTATCTCATTTCAATCAATAGAAGCTGAAGCAAAAAATGGTAATTTTTATGCCACATATAAAAATATGGATGTATATGTACCATGGCTTGATACTCATTTAAAAGGTGATGCTAAATTAGTAGATGGAGCAAACAGTAATGAGCCATCTATTGATTTTAAAGGTTTAAGTTCTTCAGATATTGAAAAAGATTATGGAGTTATACATCTAAAAGCTAGCGATCTTGTATTTGGAAGCTATAAAGATATTGGCTGGGGTGTGTGGAGCAATACATATTTTTCACTTTCAACAAAAACTAAAAAAATAGTTAATGAAGCTCCGGTAAATGGACTTGTTTATGGATTTGACGCAAGAGCATATATAACTGGAGAATCAAACACTAAAACTGTATCAATAAGCGGCAAAGCTGAATTTGGTGGTACTGAAGTTGATCTGATTTCTATGGAGATAACATCAAATAAAAGCGGCAAATCTCTTATAGATTTTGTTTTAAATACCAATTTTAATGTATCTGAAGTTTTATCTACAGTTCCTGTTACAGTTAGATACTCTATAAATAATGAAAATGAAAATATTTTCGCGGTAGGTCCAAATGTTGATCCATTTGTAGTTCCAGCAGTTTTCCCAGAAGCAAATCCAAATATGGAATCAAGGATAGCTTTTAATTATGAAAAAGATAGTGGTGAAACATCACAAAATAATCCAGCTAAATATGACCAATATAGTGGAGATGTTGAGTTTGAACTATTTGAAGGTCAGACTATAAGAGCTGCTTTTAGACTGGGATATATAAATCATCGAGATTACTGGATGATAAAAGCAAGTATGCCTTTTGAAGATGGCATAGAGCTAATGAGTCCAGGGCTTATGCTTTATGAAATAAGAGGAGGCCTTGCACACAATTTTCCATTAGATTCATTTAAAAAAGATGGAAGTATTTTTGATATAACACCAAAGATGGATGGAACATATATGTTTTTTGCAGGTGTTGATGTGGGGCATGAACAAAAAAATTTATATTATGCAAAGGGCGATCTTGTAATAAAAATAAATTGGCAGGCAAGATTAGATGCTAGAGCATGGCTGTTAGATTATAAGAGAAAAGGAGATGGAACTTTTCAAGGATATTTGCAATATGCAAATGGAAGCATAGATGGTTCTATTTGGGGAAAACTATCCCTTTTAAAAGGTGCAATTGTAGCTGAAATACCACAAAATGCAGCTGTACTTCATATAAGTCGAGGAGATTGGTACTTTTATTTTGGAAGAAAAGAGGGTCCAAGAGTTAGGATGAAAGTACTAATATCTGAAGCGGACAGCTATCTTGAATTAGAACCTGGTAGATATGCTGTAGGGGCTAGAAATTTTTGGGGATTAAAAGGAAAATATGGAAGAATATATGGAGAATTAGAATCGGGATATGAGATTAGATTTCCTCCACATGTATCTGGATATGGAGAAGGTACACTTTCAGCTCAGATTTGTTGTTGTGAGATATGTATTGGTCCATCATTATCTGCTAGAGTAGAGGCAAGTGCACTTCCAATTCATGCAAAGGCAAGAGCATGTTTTGATTTTGGATGGCCAATAGGTGATATTTGTGGAACATTTAAATTCTAG
- a CDS encoding fibronectin type III domain-containing protein, which translates to MKKIFIIFIFALCTTLLAGKSPYIWVYSNGSGKIDIFWLPSDIWPSGGWKLVRVTDGNKKILKNQLKPLTLKKYINNISKNEYEKIKKFAKELEKRNLKKDELQIAKVVMGVKAASNKYFGYLLGLRYEDILNTKKSVYYIIYALDKNGKAISSAKSIKVSPFKKSLPPKSVENAAAKSTPNGVEIYFSKPKLNKQNPIIGYKIKRIDNDGSSEWITKNTKILSNDIFLKKLPAVLDKNPPIETKVKYEIYSVGFFENMSKPVEISVYVKDFTALMPPLNFSAEGKKGKVILKWNKKESENCFGYLIERSNMQKGPFLILTPKGITKEKNIFEDKNVIGGVSYFYRIRSVNKNGEIGNPSVIRAATPISKSPPSPPRNLKAKVGKTLIMLSWEKPKKGDIAGYKVYRKSKDAKKWMQLNSYLIKDRYFEDPYDVNVYGEFQYMVKSAGYDSQESKKSNIIKVYIPDQVPPNPPIITDIKSQNGIIKISFKPSPPYEDIEKFYLIRSIDPNDPGLVIGDAIDKKSRSIEDKFIKYGQRYWYSMIAVDKAGNRSDLSRKFSIVAENPPLPKPDKPKLSYKDKPVKHVIISIKKVPRRAFAIIFKSLDKKKWEYVATTDEAGDIVDTKVIGNKIYYKIYFKSENNSLSEPSKIAKIKIE; encoded by the coding sequence ATGAAAAAAATATTTATAATTTTTATTTTTGCTTTATGTACAACTTTATTGGCTGGGAAAAGTCCATATATATGGGTTTATAGCAATGGATCAGGTAAAATAGATATATTTTGGCTACCTTCAGATATTTGGCCATCTGGTGGATGGAAGCTTGTTAGAGTTACTGATGGAAATAAAAAAATTTTAAAAAATCAATTAAAGCCTTTAACGCTTAAAAAATATATTAATAATATTAGTAAAAATGAGTATGAAAAAATTAAAAAATTTGCAAAAGAGCTTGAAAAAAGAAATTTAAAAAAAGATGAGTTGCAAATTGCAAAAGTTGTAATGGGTGTTAAAGCCGCATCAAATAAATATTTTGGTTATCTTTTGGGACTGAGATATGAAGATATATTAAATACTAAAAAAAGTGTATATTATATAATTTATGCTCTTGATAAAAATGGAAAAGCTATCTCATCTGCTAAGTCAATTAAAGTATCTCCTTTTAAAAAATCTTTACCACCAAAAAGTGTAGAAAATGCAGCTGCTAAAAGTACCCCAAATGGAGTAGAAATCTATTTTAGTAAACCAAAATTGAATAAACAAAATCCAATAATAGGTTATAAAATAAAAAGAATAGATAATGATGGGTCAAGTGAATGGATAACAAAAAATACAAAAATATTATCAAATGATATTTTTTTAAAAAAGCTTCCAGCAGTTTTAGATAAAAACCCTCCTATAGAGACAAAAGTTAAATATGAGATATATAGTGTTGGATTTTTTGAAAATATGAGTAAGCCAGTAGAAATTTCTGTTTATGTAAAAGATTTTACTGCTTTAATGCCGCCTTTGAATTTTTCAGCAGAAGGTAAAAAGGGAAAAGTCATATTGAAGTGGAATAAAAAAGAGAGTGAAAACTGTTTTGGATATCTTATTGAAAGATCAAATATGCAAAAAGGTCCTTTTTTGATTCTTACACCAAAAGGGATAACGAAAGAGAAAAATATTTTTGAAGATAAAAATGTCATAGGAGGAGTATCATATTTTTATAGAATAAGAAGTGTAAATAAAAATGGAGAGATAGGTAATCCTTCAGTTATAAGAGCAGCAACACCTATCTCAAAATCTCCTCCATCTCCTCCAAGAAATTTAAAAGCAAAAGTTGGAAAAACTCTTATTATGTTAAGTTGGGAAAAGCCAAAAAAAGGAGATATTGCAGGATATAAAGTTTATAGAAAATCAAAAGATGCAAAAAAATGGATGCAACTTAATAGTTATTTAATTAAAGATAGATATTTTGAGGATCCTTATGATGTAAATGTATATGGTGAATTTCAATATATGGTTAAATCTGCTGGATATGATTCACAAGAGAGTAAGAAAAGTAATATTATAAAAGTATATATACCAGACCAAGTTCCGCCAAATCCTCCAATTATTACAGATATAAAATCGCAAAATGGAATAATTAAAATATCTTTTAAACCTTCTCCTCCATATGAAGATATAGAAAAGTTTTATCTTATTAGATCAATTGATCCAAATGATCCAGGGTTAGTTATAGGTGATGCAATTGATAAAAAAAGCAGATCCATTGAAGATAAATTTATAAAATATGGACAAAGATATTGGTACTCTATGATTGCAGTGGATAAAGCTGGAAATAGAAGTGATTTAAGTAGAAAATTTAGCATTGTAGCTGAAAATCCACCATTACCAAAACCAGATAAACCAAAATTATCATATAAAGATAAACCTGTTAAACATGTAATTATTTCTATAAAAAAAGTGCCAAGAAGAGCATTTGCTATTATTTTTAAAAGTTTAGATAAGAAAAAATGGGAATATGTAGCTACAACTGATGAAGCTGGAGATATAGTAGATACTAAAGTGATTGGTAATAAAATATATTATAAGATCTATTTTAAATCAGAAAATAATAGTTTAAGTGAGCCATCAAAGATTGCGAAGATAAAAATAGAGTAG
- the rpsU gene encoding 30S ribosomal protein S21, with translation MPGILVKPNQSFEEAYRLFKKQVDRNLIVTEARARRFYEKPTERRKKEKIAARKKMLKRLYMLRRYEARL, from the coding sequence GTGCCTGGCATCCTCGTTAAACCAAATCAGTCGTTTGAGGAAGCTTATAGACTTTTCAAAAAGCAGGTTGATAGAAACCTAATCGTCACTGAAGCAAGGGCTAGAAGATTTTACGAAAAGCCAACTGAAAGACGAAAAAAGGAAAAAATCGCTGCAAGAAAAAAGATGCTCAAGCGACTATATATGCTCAGACGATACGAAGCTCGTCTGTAA
- a CDS encoding aldo/keto reductase: MEYRYIGKSGLRVTSMALGTMTFGSTTSKDEAFKILNKAYDFGINFYDTAELYPVPPDSRYAGVTEEIVGEWLKTKPRDSIILATKVAGAASGWYVPPIRHGLTAIDRFHIKRAIEGSLKRLKTDYIDLYQMHWPDEVVPIEESLRAFDELIKEGKVRYIGTSNDTAYGLTKALMISKYENLARFESIQNNFSVLNPRFFDELEKVCKRENVSLLPYSPIAGGILSGKYNQKYIPEDARFSDYIKHPNRRVRVHAKRFYNEKTLSATAEFLEIAKKYDIHPVTLAVAYSKHFDFVASTIIGARKAEQLDDSLAAMDVKLNREILKDIAKLQEKYLYPMG; encoded by the coding sequence ATGGAATATCGATATATTGGTAAATCCGGGCTTCGTGTTACTTCTATGGCTCTTGGGACAATGACATTTGGCTCAACAACATCAAAAGATGAAGCTTTTAAAATACTCAATAAAGCATATGACTTTGGTATAAATTTTTATGATACAGCTGAGCTATATCCTGTACCTCCAGATAGCAGATATGCAGGAGTTACAGAAGAGATAGTAGGAGAGTGGTTAAAGACAAAACCAAGAGATAGTATTATACTTGCGACAAAAGTTGCTGGGGCTGCAAGTGGATGGTATGTACCACCAATTAGACATGGACTTACAGCAATTGATAGATTTCATATAAAAAGAGCGATAGAGGGAAGTTTAAAAAGATTAAAAACTGATTATATTGATCTATATCAGATGCATTGGCCAGATGAGGTTGTTCCAATTGAGGAGAGCTTAAGAGCATTTGATGAATTAATAAAAGAGGGAAAAGTTAGATATATAGGTACATCAAATGACACTGCTTATGGACTTACCAAAGCTTTAATGATATCAAAGTATGAAAATTTAGCAAGATTTGAATCGATTCAAAACAATTTTAGTGTGCTTAATCCTAGATTTTTTGATGAGCTTGAAAAGGTTTGCAAAAGAGAAAATGTATCGCTTCTTCCATACTCTCCAATTGCTGGAGGAATTTTAAGCGGAAAATATAATCAAAAATATATTCCAGAAGACGCAAGATTTAGTGATTATATAAAACATCCAAACAGAAGAGTTAGAGTTCATGCAAAAAGATTTTATAATGAAAAAACCTTATCCGCAACGGCTGAGTTTTTAGAGATTGCAAAAAAGTATGATATCCATCCTGTAACCTTAGCGGTAGCTTATTCAAAACATTTTGATTTTGTTGCTTCTACGATAATTGGAGCAAGAAAAGCTGAGCAGTTAGATGATAGTTTGGCTGCAATGGATGTTAAACTAAATCGTGAAATTTTAAAAGATATAGCAAAACTCCAAGAAAAATATCTCTATCCAATGGGGTAA
- a CDS encoding cytochrome-c peroxidase, whose translation MKIFKSAAILTIGLAVSLSASDALIKKANEAGLKPIPKEVNKLIKLIDNPKNPLTKEKVELGRKLYFDPRLSKSGLISCNTCHNLSIGGDDNVPVATGHKWRHNPHHLNSPTVYNAVFNQKQFWDGRSPDLEDQATGPIQAAPEMDMPKEVVVKVVKSIPEYKEAFEKIFPNEEITIKTIGKAIGAFERTLVTPSRYDDFLNGDEKALSKAEKEGLKTFIDVGCASCHNGVGLGGSMQPFPVAGKYKYANLGDFKGDKNGMVKVPTLRNILETAPYFHNGATYDIKEAIEIMAETQLGRKLSKKEIDSIATFFKALTGKKPEIELPVLPVESSNTPKPNLD comes from the coding sequence ATGAAAATATTTAAGAGTGCAGCAATTTTAACAATAGGTTTAGCTGTTAGTCTTAGTGCAAGTGATGCTTTAATAAAAAAGGCAAATGAAGCTGGATTGAAACCTATTCCAAAAGAGGTAAATAAGCTTATTAAACTTATTGATAATCCAAAAAATCCATTGACAAAAGAGAAGGTAGAGCTTGGTAGAAAGCTATATTTTGATCCAAGATTATCTAAAAGCGGACTTATTAGTTGTAATACTTGTCACAATTTATCCATTGGTGGAGATGACAATGTGCCAGTGGCAACTGGACATAAATGGAGACACAATCCTCATCATTTAAACTCTCCAACTGTTTATAATGCTGTATTTAATCAAAAACAGTTTTGGGATGGAAGAAGCCCAGATTTAGAAGACCAAGCTACAGGTCCTATTCAAGCAGCACCTGAGATGGATATGCCAAAAGAAGTTGTTGTAAAAGTAGTAAAAAGCATACCAGAATATAAAGAAGCTTTTGAGAAAATTTTTCCAAATGAAGAGATAACAATTAAGACTATCGGAAAAGCAATTGGTGCATTTGAGAGAACTTTAGTTACTCCAAGTAGATATGATGACTTTTTAAATGGAGATGAAAAGGCTCTTAGCAAAGCTGAAAAAGAAGGATTAAAAACTTTTATAGATGTTGGATGTGCAAGTTGCCATAATGGTGTTGGTCTTGGTGGAAGTATGCAGCCATTCCCTGTTGCAGGAAAATATAAATACGCTAATTTAGGTGATTTTAAAGGGGATAAAAATGGTATGGTTAAGGTTCCAACTTTAAGAAATATTCTTGAAACTGCACCATATTTTCATAATGGCGCGACATACGATATTAAAGAGGCAATTGAAATAATGGCTGAAACTCAGCTTGGAAGAAAATTAAGCAAGAAAGAGATAGATTCTATTGCAACATTTTTCAAAGCACTTACTGGTAAAAAACCTGAAATTGAACTTCCAGTATTACCAGTTGAATCTTCAAATACTCCAAAACCAAATTTAGACTAA